AAGGCGATCAAAAACGTATTGAGCAAATGCTCACTTACCTGTAAGTTTTTCTTTATTACACACCATTACGCAGCATGAGCTCCCTAAGCGCCTAGCAGTAGGCCGCCATGCTGGAAAGACCAGGAGGAGTTTAGTATGCCAAGAGTAAAAGGTGGCATTGTTACACGCCGTCGTCATAAGAAAATCCTGAAGCTGGCGAAAGGATACTTCGGTTCCAAACATCGCCTGTTTAAATCCGCTAATGCGCAGGTAATGAAATCCCTGCTGTATGCATACCGTGACCGTCGTCAAAAGAAACGTGATTTCCGCAAACTGTGGATCACTCGTATTAACGCACAAGCTCGCATGAACGGTCTGTCCTACAGCCGTTTGATGCACGGCCTGAAAGTTGCTGGCATCGAAGTTAACCGCAAAATGCTGGCTGACTTGGCTGTTAACGACAAAGCTGCGTTCAACGAACTGGCAACAGTTGCAAAAAGCAAACTGAACGCTTAATTTTTGAATAGAAGAGCCGATCTTCCCGATTGAGGGCAAGGTTGGCTTTTTTGTTGTGGTCTAGAGCGCAAAATCAAACGAATAGCATCCTACACCTGTCCACACGCTATCAATCTCCTTGTCATATCTTATAGCAAAGATAGAAGGAGGTGAGTGGCATGGCAGAATTACGAGTAAGCCTATGGGCAGGTCGAAACTTTGAAGCTCGTCGTATTCGTTTTCGTAGACGTGGGGTAGCAGTTAGACAGTGTCAGGCTCTTGAATTCAATGACGTACTGTCGAGTTTTCGATTACGAGCAGGGAATAATGGCCGAGTGACACTCGTTCTGTTTTCAGGAACCGCT
The window above is part of the Brevibacillus brevis NBRC 100599 genome. Proteins encoded here:
- the rplT gene encoding 50S ribosomal protein L20, whose amino-acid sequence is MPRVKGGIVTRRRHKKILKLAKGYFGSKHRLFKSANAQVMKSLLYAYRDRRQKKRDFRKLWITRINAQARMNGLSYSRLMHGLKVAGIEVNRKMLADLAVNDKAAFNELATVAKSKLNA